The window GCGTACGAACACGTGGAAATGCAAAGGCGGCAGCATCAAAGACCTACCACCTCGTCGAATGCTCATTTGGATGGGAATCAGTTGGAGGATCGATTGGCGGAACTCAGGCTCAGCCAACAGCAAACCTCGTCGCACGAACAATCCTGCCTTGGCTCTCAGGACCGATTGAAGTTGGTCGGTGGTCCCCATCCACCCGTCGAACTGCAGTCCGGAAATATGTCACAAGGCAGCGGTCTAGGCAGGCCTGTGTGTATGATACAACACCAGTTGCCTTCCCAGGAACCTCCGCCTCTCTCGCCGATCAGCGAAACGCCTCCACCGACCGGAATTCGATCGAGAGCCAGCAGTTCCGGTACCAATACCAGGTCCGTTTCAGCTGCGGTTTCCGACGAAAGTGTTGCCGGTGATTCGGGTGTGTTCGAAGCCTCTAATCGTAGGAAAGTACTTGGAGTGATCGGAGACGTGGATTCGTTGGCACTCGGGGAGATGAGTCTGGAGACGGCGCAGGTGCAAATTAAGCTTAGGTtggtttcattttctttttttctttttacgaaCTAGACTAGGCAGTGGCAGTGAGTGGTAGTTTAGTGGTTTCAATGTAATcggattaattatttctttagatACTCTGTAAGTGATGGTCTACTTCACGTTGGAATTGAACGTGCGAGGAATCTAGCTGCCCTTTTTATTCCTAACAACGCGCAAGTGTGAGTATTCTATGagattaagtatttttaaattgagAAGAATCAAAATGACAGTTGTCTATCCGTCTATGTTTAGGTACATTAAGGCTGCATTGCTTCCGATGCAGCCTCCCGTTAATCACATGTGTTGTACGAAACCTGTTGTGGATTTGCGCAAACCAACTTTCGGTGAAACCTTCCCGATCGCGGTACCACTGAACAAGCTATACACGAAGACACTGCAGGTTAACGTTTGGTGCACGGGCAATGAGTCTGAGGAGTGCTTGGTACGTGCCTAGTTCAATCTGTTGTAAAATTACTAGATACCATTGGAAACGGATCTCAAGTATTTTCCAGAATCACTATCTTCATCCTGTTATTAAACTTCTGTTTCAGGGATCCGCCCAAGTATCGCTTGCAGACTTCAGTCCAGAATTGCCAAGCGTAAAATGGTACAACATACTCTCCTTTCGCTTCATGCAGCCATCCGATAGCCCTAGCACTAGCACAagtaacagcaacagcaacagcatcTCCACCAGCGTAGCGAGACAGGCTAAGCACGACAAACAAGAGTCGGATATATCGGTGTATCGTGGTGGACAGAACGCCAAGGAGGAGAGCAGCGACGAGAGTACGATAATCAGCTCTCAGACGTCCACCTTGACCAGGAATCAAGGCTGCGACGAATTGCAAACGGCCATCTCGTTGAGGCTCGAGGAGTTAGCTAATTGCTTGGGCAGTCCGGAAGAAGAGGATGAGAATGGCGGCAGTGAAAGTGGAAGCGAGGACAGTGACGAAGAGGGCATCATCGTGGAATTTGTGATGGAGGACAATGTTTTGGAGGATGTCTTGGAACACGAGGTAAATAAATATGACAAGCGTTACAGTTCATCGTGATCaagtaatttattattcatattattataatcCTTTGAACAAATTGTAAATTACAGGAGGATGAAGAGCTAAACGAGGAAGCAAGGCAAACTCAAGACAAGGAAACGAACACCGAATGTATTTTTATACCAGAACAGGGAAAACAGAGGAAACTTTCCGCGGCCGGAGTTGTTTCTAATACCCTGCACGACGATAAAAATTCAATCGTAATCAAAAGAAGTCAAACATTTTCGCCCAGTGCTGCGGTTAGCAAAAATCACTATATTTGTCGGGTAAATATCGGACCTATTGAAAACGATCCATCGCTCTGATTTCGTTTAATCATTTCTTCGATGTCATTGGTTTCTGTTACAGTTGAATCGAAGCGACAGCGACAGTAGCATGCCGCTTTATCGCAGAGGTGGTCCATTCCAACGAAATTCAGTGGAGAGACGATCCCTTCGATGGCGAAGACCCTCGTCTGCTCTGAGCTGCAAAACCGCTTCGAAGAAATCCACCAATTTGCCACCTACCGCTAGAACCTCGCTAGATCTTGAACTGGATCTTCAAGCGCAACACGCCAGATTAAATAATCTTCAGGACGAGCTAAGCAGATTGCGCGAATTAAAGCAAAGGTTAGAGCAAGCTAGAGAGAAAGGAGATACCGACTTTGCTACCTGGTTGTTGGAGGACCACAAGTTCCAGAACCTTATGGCGCAAGCTGAAAGCGGGAAGAACGGTAAAAGTGCCGAGGATAAGCGAGTGGAAAAGATGTTAAAGAAAACTTCGAAAGAGATTTACAAACTAAGAAAAACAAAGGCTGGCAAAGGAAAACCCGATATTATTTCTTTCAAGTACGTATAATTCGACTTAAATACAGGTCGGTCaggttagaaaaaaaaaagaaaattatttctataaatgaaaattgatttcttGTTACAGAGAAaagatggctttcttcacgcgCTTTAATCTCAATGTTCCTGTACTTCCGCCTGAAGATTCGCCATGCGAGATCGCGTTATCACCATCCCCGTCGTCCGCTCAACACAAAAGACACGCCTCGGAACCAGTTACCACTGAATCCATGGTTAGTAAACTTGGTGCTCAATGTGCATTGAATTCGGCTACACGGTCAAACAGTGTTCCTAGCGGAAATGCGTCTGCGGTGAGAAGTGACGGTGCCGCGACCACTAACGCGAGTACGACTACAAACATAGCCGAAGACGTTCCGACGAACAGTACAAATAAATCTGTGAACGCAAAAGGTCGACCTAACGAGGGGAACGGGCACTGTCAGGAGAACGGTCAAGGTGAGAACCTGAAGACATCCGAAGAAACTGACGGTGAAGAGCCACGAAGATACGAGTACGTGGTAGACAGAGTTCTCGGTGTCGAAGTGTAACGTTCGCACATTAggtgtcttttcttttttcttttttttttttttttttatttggttTTTAACAGATGGACCTTTCGGTCCATCCGAATTACTCGTTAATTAACGTACTACGACTTaccataaataatttaaatcagCAAAGgaatggaaagaagaagaagggaaatGTTATTTCCTCGCTTTTATCGAATTCAAGGTGCCATGCACAATATGAAGatggatttttaaaaaaaggaCTGTTTACCGAAATACATTTTAACGTTTCATATAACGGTGAATATGTAATGTTAGTGTAACTAGTACAACGAATTTAACGAAGTGTTGCcgatattgttattgttattggtTATCGACGTGACGACGCGATGCCGTGAAAATTCTAGGAAGATTTTGAGGCGATAGCGAAAAATGCGCGATCCAAGCGCTCTGTACAtacgagaacgtaaattatttaaatgagaTTTATGcgagaattatttaattaatcgaatttcATCAGGTTCCTCTATACCATACCGGTTCATTCAGCGTAAACTCGCTTCCCTTGCGTTTTCGAGctctcacacacacacacacaaccCCACCGAGCAGCTGGACTGCAATTTGAAAATCCAACAGAGAAAAGAAGGTAAAGGGGAAAGAGGAAAAGATTGTCGCCCTGGTTGGCTGAATTTTCCCTCGATTCCATTATTGCCATTTTCCAACGTGTTCACAATTAGCTTTGAATATTTGTACGCTTCTCGTTCTTCGTCTATTAAGCCttagaattaataataataagaaaaaatgaaattgaaaggatACCACGAAAAAatgaagttttaatattttgaatatcattttatacaataatCGAGGAACCTGGTAGGAATTGGATATTTTCTGGGGGACTAGTAAAAATCTTGGAAACAGCAGGAGTGTAAATAACTTTGTATATACGCATCCGACAATCATGTTTAAGCGTTGCAAAATTTCAACGTGCAGATGCgatttaatatacatttaactatGTATGTTAAACGTATGCGTGCACGTCTACGTATTGGACGTTGGTATGCTTGTGTCCAcataatgtatgtatgtatctatataaatatatatatagacAGTGAAATTACGCGGTAAATTTGTATATCAGCCGCGAGGATACATTTTCATGGTAAAAAAAAAGGTACGTGTACAAGGTTTGTGCAACGGTTTTCTTACTGATAGCATGAAATGTTCGAAACCACGTGTAGTAGGGTTACATCGACACAAAGTGTATTGAACCTATTAcgcgtatgtatgtatttaattaacgcgttattattaatgtattatataccAGTGTGACGTTGTGTCTAACTGCGTCGAAGCAAGTGTAACGATGATGGTGTTGATTAGCGACGATGATAgggaaatattaataacaatagaaacattaaaaggaaaagaaagagcaACGATAACGATGCTAATAAAAGGGTATCGAGACGGTATGGAGACGACAATGTTGACAATGATGGCAATGATTAAAACGACGACAGTGAATGTAATAGAACATGAAATATGAATCATCGTACTGATATCGATAAGAATAGTAATAACAGTAATAATAAGTTCGTAATGAAATATACACATACATAAACACGTACATCCTCCGAAAAAAACAACCACAGTATGACTTGTAAGTAATGATAATGATTAAATGGTAGTGATTCGTATGATaacgattaaaagaaaaaaatacagtaTATTCTTGCCATATTATTTTGTATCGTGAATTTTGTTTCTCAGATTTTTAATGATTAATATACTTCTTTTGATCCCTGAACCGCTTTTTAATGTGATTAACTAAGCAATGGTATAATAAAAGAATTCTTAACAAGTGGTCCGTGTGATGTGGTAAGCTGCTACGctttttaaattgataaataGTTATTTCGTTTGATAAAAAAGCAAAGTATACTGTGCGTATGCGCGGGGAAACGCGCCTGCGCCATAAATCAATGTTGTACAACCGTGCATGTAGCGCAGAGATATGCAAGGGGGCCTCGAGGTTCCCCTACTTTATACATTTTCCCCTCGAATAGATTGTGACAGACGAAGATAGACTCTGTTCTGTACCTTGTTTATCGTTAAACTATTCGAGGGGAAACGAGAGAAAGTGGGAGAAGTCCATAGCTCCCCTGGACATCTCTGATGTAGCGTAGTAGAAACGTGAACAGCGTATTCTTAGTAGAGCGGAGCGCATCCGGCGCGATGCTGGTGTGCGGTGTTTTCCGTACTGTGTTATCGGTTTCTTTCGGCGCAATCGTACAAATCCTAATATTTCTACAAGAAAATTCAAACATCCTGAGAGTACAAGCTTCCCTTCCACCGGGAGCTGGTcagtttcccttttctttttctttttttttttttttaaattcaaacttTTGTCGCTTGGTACATTTTGTACCGGCAAGGAAAGGATTTGTAAGACGAAACAGactgattaaaataattatgttaGCTAATTGCGATACACTTAAATCTGCGTATGcctgtttcttttccttttacttTCTCATTCGTTTCTTCACTTTTGCCTTTGTATCGTTTCCAACACGACGTACtgctaattatttttaaatcattcaCACGTCGGAACGATTTgagatattaacaaaaaaaaaatagggaTGTAACTGGGAAATATTTAATCTAGTCAGACGTATCGATTCCGATTCATTCGCCCTACCATTGGCGCGCACCTTTCGAAACAGATTCATCaaggtatatatgtatatgtacacctATATCGCAATGTGCTTTGTGGCGAGGTTGAACAGCTTCCTACGTCATAGGAATCAAAGTTCCGTGACCGTGTGTATTAGAGTACCGCACGAAGTTTCGTGTCGGGCTACTCGAAACGGTGTCGCCGAGGAAACTAGGTGGCAGAAATCTAGAAGACAGCTTAAGTAATTCAGCGGTCAGCTGCTGGTGTGCGTCGAGTAAATCGATATTATTATCGCCGGCACGCTTCTTCGTACGTAAGTACGTACGTATACGTACAGGTACACGTCGGGTTTTATGTAAGTACTATACCATTTGCTGACACGCCGAGGATTTCGTACCGGTCCCGGTCACACGCCGCCTTTCAACCCTTCCATGCAACCGGAACTATCTGTTGGATACGAATGATATTGAACTTGAATAGCGGAGCTGCGTGCACCGAAGTTGCATCAACTTATCTTGTAAACTTTGTAAAAGAATATAATAATGCAAAGGGAAATTTGTTAGGGAAACTTAGTACATCCCTTTCGTGACTATAGATTGACAATATCGTGCGATCGAGCTGTTAGCAAGAAACTTCCGTGTTCTCGATAACAGGTGAGAGTTTACCTACACAATCAGCAATAATTCGTAACGGGTGGAGATTTCAAGGGGCTTGAAAAGACAAAGAGTGTAGCGGAATCGAAGGTAAAGTCCGCGTGCTTGAATCAGAAtcaatttacattattttcaccATAGGAACTTGCCTCCCTATCGATTTAACACTACCACCACCGACTAAATATACCCAAGGTGTGCATCAGCGAGTCTTTACATAAACGTGTGAAAAGTTTCAGGCGGTCGACGATCCATTGGGATCGATCTCAATTTTCAGATAATTAATATTGCGATCAATAGCGACATCGAATTAGCGTATAGTCTGATCAGAAAATTGCAGACGGCATTGAGCACGTGGAACTTGGATGATACTTCCGGAGCGGAAACCGCAAACGGACCATAAAATCAGGTCGTCCTTACAAAACAAAACAATACGTTCAGAAGTACATACGAAAACCTGCGTGAAATAGTTTATTGACTTAATTTCAAGCAGGAAAAAATGTTCAAACTGTATTACACGAATTCTGATTTCACCCTTTAAACgcggaaataattaaattagtgaTTGCATGACTAACGTATTGCGAATAATGTCCTTGTTAATGACACTGAAAGAGACAATGTTAATCTTACAGGACAGTAAACCGAGCGACAGCACGCGATGAATTATACTATGGCAATAACTTCCTCGTTTCCTATTTCCAGCGAAAtatgaatttcaataattccTCAACTATTCCTCCTTTCTCCCTTCTACAGACATACACGGAAGACAGTATTTTAACCCTATCCATACTTATACAGGACGTTTCAAATGATTGGACATGCAATGAATGCCACATGCCAGACTCTCCCTGGCTCCCCTTAACAAAGGGTTAAGGTCTTCTGTTTATTTCAACAAGCACATCATTTTTTAAACCCCTTGTACAGGTACAAGTTGTGCTTAGCGTGGCAGTGAGTTTACAATCGACTCATCTTTGTCATGTTGATGTCGCATGTCGTTGCCAGCGATTCGCATGACTTTAGGTCATTGTCCTTATCGACGTCCAATAAATTCCTGGGAAAGTGAAGCTTTCGCACAGCAATGCGTTCACCTTCATCCCTTTCTTTTTGTAACTTTCAATAACAATTTTGCAACTggtttgaatttataataaattttattcctgACATTAATTTAAGCATTTTTGGCAAATTTCTGACTCGgtgcttttcttttttagagGACGAGATTATATTAATCGAACACCTGCCTGGACGAAGGGTTCATCTTCAAGACTTCTTCTGGACCGACGCTAAAGATGCTCCACCATGGGTGGATCCTAATCAAGGATTGACCTTTTATGAAACTAGAACAATTCATCATACGGTAACGCTTTACTCACCTGTCGAAGGTAAAGATAATCATGAACCAATATCCCCGCATCGAACTGACTCTTACGACCCAAAGTGTACTTCCTGTATCGAACCAACCCCTACATTCGACGAGGACGAGGATCAAAATATCGGTGTTCTTATCGGAGATGATCCTGGGCCTAGGTTTTTATCAACGATTATATTCTATGAAAGTACTCACTGATTTTAAcgtgtaatatttttttcaggTACTGGTTGCTGACAGTTTTACGAGCTGGTGAAACTGTACCGCCTAAGATCGAATTGAGATTAGCACGTTTATATAGAACCGCGTTCTCGAGACAACAGCAACGTCACTTAGGTCTTTTGCAAACAGATCCAAAACTTCGAAGGGTGGCAAGAGATCAAACACTTGTTGAAAAAAAGGTATATTTGTTAAAGATGTTTTATGGAATTGTTTTATCAATATTCTATCGATATTCGTTTTTAGCCAGACGTTGCCCATAGCCAGAAAGAAATGATCGAGAAAACTAAATTAACAGCTCGAACAGATTCAGAATTCCAAATATCCAAGTTCAGAAATACACTTCTACCAAAACCTGACATCAGTAATATCGAGAATCACAAAGATCATACTTCAGTGGACGATTACTTAAAAACGTCGAGTCTCATTcaagaagaagtattaaatgaaaatgtatCTACAACTACACCAGTGGATTTCAACGAAAGTACTACCGAGTATATAGATGTATCCTCTAATTCATCTTCTTCGTCACCATTTTCCTTGAGTAATCATTCCAAACAGCAGATATTAAACAATATTAGTACAGAGGAGACAAACGTGAATAAACGTTCCGAGTTCCGTTTGTTGGATCATCCTGGAGACCAAACCGTTCAAGTTAGAATGCAAAATACAAGCGTGACCGAAAGTGGTGCTACCAAGTTGATCTATTCTGTTCACTTAGGTGGCAAACCTGTGCCTGCTGAAACAGCAGCCAGAGATATGGCTCTGTTATCACCTCAGGAAGTCGCACTGGAGCTTGGTGCACCAGTTATTATTCAAAGTGAGCGTAAGTGTTTGTAATTatgcattatatatatattataatattctcttatatatatttctatatacatagcttatttgaaagaaacTCAACCACTGGCCCTTTCGAGAAGAAGGGACGCCTGGTTGTTAATTGGTGCAGCAAGTGCAGGTTTTATTCTCTTAGCCTTGATTGTTGCGGGATTAATTTTTGCGGCAAAAAGGAAAAGAGCGCATAGCGCGGTAGCTGCGCCACCGACTCATCATCTCCTGAAGAAGAAACGGGATTACATACAAGCCACTGCCGATCTTGACAATGCTTTCTCGACATCAGAAGTAGAAGCCAAAGTATTTTACATCTTTCTTGGGTATATACTTTTCTATCATGTATTTATCGATCCTTCTTCGCAGACTGACGGTACCAGTCACAGACAGACTCCTGGCAGTTTATCGAGGACTCCAGTGTCTCTTGAAAGTCCTGACAGTCTAGACGCAAGTATACACGAGGTTTCAAGCGACAACGACGAGGAACAGAAAAGAAAGGCGCGTGAACCAAGCCCATGGGAACATCCTCCGAAGAGATCGAGGTAGGAAAATCAAAGATAAATAAAGGGAAacacttaattattaaataatgtcttttattaattgctttttatacaatatataGATTAGCTCATGGGAGAATGTCTGAAACAAATGTTATGGATACGCCTAGGACTTCCGATTCAACAGATGTGATTGCCGATCACTTAGAAACTTTTGATTCTTTGGAAAACAATTATAGCAGGCAAGACGAAGAAGCCACTGCTTCGCCGCATTCTTACCTTTCCATGCCCTCTTGCAAACAGTTCCCCAGCATGAAAAGCGTCGAGCCACTTTCCAGAGTTCTTGAACCAGTTATGGTATGTTTACTTGTACAATTTACTGGAAGTTAAAGAATAACCAACATTTTTTCCCTTTAGGTGAAACATTTGGATATAGATTCTCCAGAACTGGCGAGACGGGATAACGATTACGCGAATGTTTTCAGAGGAGATGAACCAATTGATAGAATTTTTGCGCGAACTTCAAGTGCGATCAGAGACCCTGGAGTTGTGGGTCCTATTGTTTGGAATCTTCGTAGACAGCACATGTCCACAGAAGGTACGATTTTCTTTTAAGTTCACTATGtagtttaaatgaaaaatttatttaatattattaaggtAATGGTACATCTGGAACCGATGTTGATCCAACGTATGTAGCACCATCTGGACCTGTAGGAAGAGCAAGAAGAAGGCTTCACGAGCTGCTGGAGGATTCCTTCAGTCTTTTTGGAAGTAGAGATCCAAAGAATGAACAGTCGAGCGTAACTCGATCAACTTCTGCGATACATGCTCCAGATGTCCTTACAATTTTTTCAGAAACCAAAGGAAGATCTATCTATATCAGGtgtctataattttattttatatcagcAGTGTGATTCAACGTTTCCTGGCTCCTTAAACTCatcgattatttttcttttcagtcCTACGACAACACCGGTAACCGAAATCAAGCCAAGACCCCGTACTTCATTACCGGGAAAATCTGTTGAGGAAAGTGTTAATGAACATTGTAAACCACCTCAGTCTCGTAGCGGTTGGGGGAGCAGACCATTGAGTGCTGGTCCGTTTCATAGACCTAATTTACCAGACATAGACACAAGACGTATACTTACTGACTGCCAACTTCCGCCAGAGGATCCGGCAGTACCATTGATAGCCTCGATTAAAAAAGAATTGGACAAATTCTCTCCACGATAAATGATCACGTTGGTGAGTGATAGCAAGGTCTTTTTAATCCTTGAAAGTTAGGAATGCATACATTCGATGCTAGATATATTTAAATcggtatttaaaaattatactcgTGTAAATATTTCAGGAATTTTTTATACGTacactttttattaataatgtttGTATTATCACATCGAACGTATTTATATAAACTTATTCATTCTAACATCCGATAAAAGATAACATTCATATAACACTGCAATAATATTGTCatagttgaaaaataatattgcttATTCCATTGTACATATCATACAAGTAGGTTCATTTTCTTCgttaagaattatttatttaaacaggAAGGATCGATTTCTTATAACACATGCaattttataattgattaagggcaaataaattattttaaatattgcatttaattatataaatgtaaataatgtcttatggaaatcatttttatgatatttttgatacttCAACAAATCGTTCGTTattacaaaaatctttgtacgTATGTTCGTATCGAAGCTTGAACATTGAATATTTTTTCGTGAAAAATTGTATGTATTCAGGATGAGTTGGATCAACTTCTAAAAGCAAACGTCCACCAGGCTTCAAAGCTGTAGCACTGTATTTCAACAGGGGTTTAATGATTTTTAAACCATCCTCTCCTCCATCAAGTGCTGGCAAGTCTTCAAAACTAAAgcgtaaaattaaataatgaaagatTACTATTTGCGAGATTTAAACGGAAATTATGATTGATTTACATTTTAATCTCGGGAGGTAAGGTAGGTATCTGTTTAGTCGACACGTATGGGGGATTGCTGACGATAAAATCAAAAGTTTTCGAATTTAAATCAAGATCTTTCGGGCCACTTAATACATTTGAAAGATCAATCGTTCCATTCTCTTGTAGTGTCGCATGCATAATTGCAACTTGTTTTTCTAACCCTAATCTGTCTCGATTTTCTTTAGTTAGTTCGCAAGCATCTGGATTCGAATCGATCGCTATACAATTTGCCTAAAACataacattattattttaaattaaaatatagcgCATGTTCCATTAACATTATGATAATTACTGTTTTATTAGTATGCGCAATGGAAAGAGATATCGGTCCAGAACCGCATCCAACTTCTAAAATTTCATGGTTTTTATTTTGAGAAGAATTTAATGCCTTTAAAACATAATGAACTAACATTTCAGTTTCCGGCCGTGGAATAAAAATTGGTGGAACTAATTTTagagtaatatctcgaaaatccCATTCTCCTATTATATACTGCACTGGCATTCTGTGGAGAATATAAAAAGGAGTAACAAACATAGTTATTTAAGGATTTGATGAAAACGTTTTTACCTAGATAATCGACATTCGCACAGTGATTCCAATTTATCACATTCCTTCGAAGTAAGTCGTTTATTTCGCGTGTTAACGAGATCtaatatctgaaaataaatttccactGAGAtcttattattttcctttataataaataatcataACGAGGTCAATAAAGCAAGTATCTTGAAAAGAGCAAAGGCCGGCTGATGATCGCAATAGCCGGTTAATAAAgaacaaaacaaaataaaacaataaaagtaTGTAATGAATGAATTGAACATTTAATTCGTGTAATACCTTCTTAGTGCCTAGAACGTGTGCAACGATGTGCTCGATCGATTCTACGGGTTCTGGAATACTTTCCTTTTTAAATCGCTCACTCCATTGTTCGATAACTTCACCGACCATGGGGCATTGCACGTTTGTTGCAAACAAACGTTGCACCGATTGTATCGGCGTGATTATTTTACCTCGACTACTACATTGTTTACACGTTTCAGCACTTGCGACACTGAGAAAAGCACGAGCATTCGAAAGGGTATATCGAAACCACATTGTACTTCATAAACGATAATTTATTATCACTTTTTGAACGAACACATAACTATGAATTAACTAACATGACAATATAAAACATTCTCGGTTAGATTTTATTCTGTAGATTgcttaataaattttcttacgTGCTGCCAGCTAGTGGATATCCACTCGGAATATAGACAAGTCAGTTTGTTTATAGATCGTGAAGAAATAAGGCCTTTATTTTCCAGTTTTATAGTCGGTTTAGTAATTCGCTAATTTCAGAACATCGGTCGATTAATTGCCAAGCAGTTCCACGCATTTCAAACAGCTGTAACAGTGACCAAGACTTCTTTTACTGCCATCCggggtcctcgaaaccccaGCGCGTTCGACTGGGGTCTCTAGGATCCCACGTAGATCGAATTGAAGACTGCGTTTAATGCCATCCggggtcctcgaaaccccaAGTGCGTTCGACTGGGGTCTCTAGGATCCCACGTACATTGAATTGAAGTTGCGTTTATTGCTATCCggggtcctcgaaaccccaAGAGCGTTCGACTGGGGTCTCTAGGATCCCACGTACATCGAATTTAAGGTTGCGTTTATTGCTATCCGGGGTCGTCG of the Osmia lignaria lignaria isolate PbOS001 chromosome 7, iyOsmLign1, whole genome shotgun sequence genome contains:
- the HemK1 gene encoding hemK methyltransferase 1, which codes for MWFRYTLSNARAFLSVASAETCKQCSSRGKIITPIQSVQRLFATNVQCPMVGEVIEQWSERFKKESIPEPVESIEHIVAHVLGTKKILDLVNTRNKRLTSKECDKLESLCECRLSRMPVQYIIGEWDFRDITLKLVPPIFIPRPETEMLVHYVLKALNSSQNKNHEILEVGCGSGPISLSIAHTNKTANCIAIDSNPDACELTKENRDRLGLEKQVAIMHATLQENGTIDLSNVLSGPKDLDLNSKTFDFIVSNPPYVSTKQIPTLPPEIKIFEDLPALDGGEDGLKIIKPLLKYSATALKPGGRLLLEVDPTHPEYIQFFTKKYSMFKLRYEHTYKDFCNNERFVEVSKIS